In one window of Mesotoga infera DNA:
- the sufC gene encoding Fe-S cluster assembly ATPase SufC, protein MTLLEVKNLRVVLAEDNVEILKGLNLTIGNGELHVIMGPNGSGKSTLANVLMGNPKYKITSGTVKFMNKNLSRLTVDERARMGMFMTFQHPQEIPGIRFRSFLLSVSQSTGSREPLLKMSKEIDRLSVELGLESELIDRYLNVGFSGGEKKKAEIVQMNFMKPKFAILDEIDSGLDVDAMKSIALSINGFRNSENSVLLITHYQRLLEYVEPDHVHVLIDGSIPVSGGKELAGEVEENGYEGIFGSLKGA, encoded by the coding sequence ATGACTCTTCTCGAAGTAAAGAACTTGCGTGTAGTATTGGCGGAAGATAACGTAGAAATATTGAAAGGTTTGAACCTCACAATAGGAAACGGAGAGCTACACGTTATCATGGGACCTAACGGCAGTGGAAAATCCACGCTTGCTAACGTATTGATGGGAAACCCCAAATACAAAATCACTAGTGGTACTGTGAAATTCATGAATAAGAATTTATCTAGATTAACTGTAGATGAGAGAGCCAGAATGGGAATGTTTATGACCTTTCAGCATCCTCAGGAAATTCCGGGTATCAGATTCAGGAGCTTTCTTTTATCAGTCTCTCAAAGCACGGGCAGCCGAGAGCCACTGCTGAAGATGAGCAAGGAAATTGACAGACTATCTGTTGAACTTGGTCTAGAAAGTGAACTGATAGACAGATATCTGAACGTTGGCTTTTCCGGAGGAGAGAAGAAGAAGGCCGAGATTGTTCAGATGAATTTCATGAAACCAAAGTTTGCGATTCTTGACGAAATAGACTCCGGACTGGATGTTGACGCTATGAAAAGCATAGCGTTGTCAATAAACGGGTTCAGAAATTCAGAAAACTCGGTATTGCTGATCACACACTATCAGAGGCTTCTAGAGTATGTTGAGCCCGACCATGTGCACGTCTTGATCGATGGATCGATTCCAGTGAGCGGAGGGAAGGAGCTTGCCGGAGAAGTCGAAGAGAATGGTTATGAAGGGATCTTTGGCTCACTAAAGGGGGCCTGA
- a CDS encoding DUF368 domain-containing protein: MLYVVFIGVLMGLANLIPGVSGGTIALLGGLYERFVGSISMLTALKIRREEILFLIELVVGIVIGIFGFSALIDLSLSTVPSLMYGIFSGLVIGGIPVVFKRIEKLGISALLSLAAGASIVILISLLSPGAGGVALTDHGPITLAYDIVAGFFGASAMVLPGLSGAFILLVMGEYTRAISAIKSFDLVIIAFIGAGVILGVLFVSRLLKYLMKEFRSETFAFLLGLMIGSIPDLITRPGKNTDLVLIVTGVILGVVVSYLLTLLEKRNKTQV; this comes from the coding sequence GTGCTCTATGTAGTCTTTATAGGTGTCCTCATGGGTCTTGCCAATCTCATTCCAGGCGTAAGCGGTGGCACTATTGCTCTGCTGGGGGGACTATATGAACGGTTTGTGGGTTCAATATCTATGCTGACGGCTCTCAAGATTCGCAGAGAAGAGATACTCTTCTTGATAGAACTTGTTGTCGGCATCGTTATAGGAATCTTTGGGTTCTCTGCTCTTATTGACCTTTCTCTTTCGACCGTCCCTTCACTTATGTACGGGATATTCTCAGGGCTTGTGATAGGGGGTATTCCAGTAGTCTTCAAACGAATTGAGAAACTGGGCATCAGCGCACTGCTTTCCCTGGCGGCAGGAGCCTCGATTGTTATTCTCATATCCCTTCTGAGTCCCGGGGCTGGAGGCGTTGCGCTCACCGACCACGGTCCGATCACTTTGGCCTACGATATTGTAGCAGGCTTCTTTGGAGCTTCAGCCATGGTACTTCCTGGGCTTAGCGGAGCATTTATTCTTCTGGTTATGGGCGAATACACCAGAGCCATTTCCGCAATCAAAAGCTTCGATCTAGTCATAATTGCTTTTATTGGGGCAGGTGTGATCCTGGGGGTGTTATTCGTAAGCAGACTTCTCAAATACTTGATGAAGGAGTTTCGCAGTGAGACTTTTGCCTTCCTTCTGGGCCTAATGATAGGTTCGATACCCGATCTAATCACCAGACCGGGAAAGAATACTGATCTTGTATTGATTGTTACAGGAGTGATTTTGGGAGTCGTTGTTTCTTATCTTCTCACCTTACTTGAAAAAAGAAACAAGACTCAAGTCTAG
- the secG gene encoding preprotein translocase subunit SecG, with protein MVVLAYVLISLHIAISVGLGIAVMLQMSKSAELGGAFGGGASHTMFGRKKGLDTMGKITLGLAIGFMVNSILIAFVISRAFGA; from the coding sequence ATGGTTGTTCTTGCTTACGTACTTATTTCTCTGCACATTGCAATAAGTGTAGGGCTTGGAATTGCTGTAATGCTCCAGATGTCGAAATCAGCCGAGCTTGGTGGAGCTTTTGGAGGCGGTGCTTCTCATACCATGTTTGGACGAAAGAAAGGGCTGGATACCATGGGAAAGATCACGTTAGGTCTTGCTATTGGATTCATGGTGAACAGCATTCTTATTGCATTTGTGATTTCCAGAGCATTTGGCGCTTAA
- a CDS encoding aminotransferase class V-fold PLP-dependent enzyme: MSLKETCDFSIKEVRKDFPVFRHHPSLAYLDNAATSQKPQSVIDAVNRFYERENANVHRAVYPLAEKSTALYESSRCEVARFIGAARDELVFTKGSTESLNIVANALATSGLYKTFVVPTFEHHSNFLPWQYHSLKNGIKFVALPIMGAELTMREVAESLTGIESPFVFSLGGLINATGYRTPFEALNELVHSLGGLTVIDGAQLVPHESFDFKKVNADFLIFSGHKMLAETGIGCLVGRSELLDDLTPLAFGGGMVDRVSVETSSYAKEGVSRLEGGTQNISGAVSLAAACRYLNKIGMSAIHDYVSHLTETAREMLKKISDVTVYSPTGSHAILLFSHKKIHSHDLAEFLGRTQGVAIRSGHHCAQLQMEAFGINSACRASFYFYNTVEDVERLIEGIRKAESWFL, from the coding sequence ATGAGTTTGAAAGAGACATGCGATTTTAGCATTAAGGAAGTAAGAAAGGACTTCCCGGTCTTTAGACATCATCCCTCACTAGCCTATCTGGATAATGCAGCGACCTCTCAAAAGCCTCAAAGTGTTATTGATGCGGTCAATAGGTTTTATGAGCGTGAAAACGCGAATGTGCATAGAGCCGTTTATCCACTTGCGGAGAAGTCGACAGCTCTTTATGAATCAAGTCGATGCGAGGTTGCCAGGTTCATCGGAGCAGCAAGAGATGAATTAGTTTTCACAAAGGGCTCCACGGAGAGTCTGAACATTGTTGCAAATGCATTGGCTACTTCCGGTCTGTACAAGACTTTTGTGGTCCCAACGTTCGAACACCACAGTAACTTCCTTCCGTGGCAATATCACAGTCTGAAGAATGGAATCAAGTTCGTTGCTTTGCCAATAATGGGAGCGGAGTTGACCATGAGAGAAGTTGCAGAGAGCCTAACTGGGATAGAGTCGCCGTTTGTCTTTTCTTTGGGGGGACTGATCAATGCCACAGGCTACAGAACTCCTTTTGAAGCCTTGAATGAGCTTGTCCACTCTCTTGGCGGTTTGACAGTGATTGACGGAGCTCAACTGGTTCCGCATGAGAGCTTTGATTTCAAGAAGGTCAACGCGGATTTTCTGATCTTCTCCGGGCACAAAATGCTTGCAGAAACTGGAATTGGCTGCCTTGTTGGCAGGTCAGAGCTCCTCGATGATCTCACGCCACTTGCATTCGGAGGCGGTATGGTAGACAGGGTAAGTGTTGAGACTTCAAGCTACGCAAAGGAGGGAGTTTCGAGATTGGAAGGCGGAACACAGAACATTTCCGGAGCCGTTTCACTTGCAGCGGCCTGCAGATACCTCAACAAGATCGGTATGTCCGCGATACATGATTACGTTTCACATCTTACAGAAACCGCTAGAGAGATGTTAAAGAAGATCTCCGATGTTACTGTTTACAGTCCTACAGGTAGTCATGCGATCTTGCTGTTTTCTCACAAGAAAATACACTCTCATGATCTGGCCGAATTCCTGGGAAGAACTCAGGGAGTCGCGATCAGGAGCGGTCATCATTGTGCCCAACTTCAGATGGAGGCATTTGGCATTAATTCGGCTTGTCGAGCGTCGTTCTACTTTTATAATACGGTTGAAGATGTGGAAAGACTTATAGAAGGGATTAGAAAGGCAGAGAGTTGGTTCTTATGA
- a CDS encoding SufD family Fe-S cluster assembly protein, with product MEMTTDFVHENYEMVKPPRREELSIKDYDNRDFLISSEAASPAMSAFMSNRYSEYRTLAFPSWKRLKLAGMKLPEISPRRSLSCSDPYVRSLISMNSDDVELLDRLDFEGLDRKILLQGDIFFSEGSMISIPPNKSLDNPYSVAFNRDSRILNNMFVLGENSSLKVVVDSKRLGNWLLQNNRFLIKEGASLELLILNRMIERGHGFINNLYLLEKNARLRVFEINCGNTSTASFHMALLEGEKALASLEPLFVARGDTVLDMQYVVRHRAIESDGRISGSGVLLDNGRSVFRGTIDIKRGAKGAKGSEHSNVLMLSESARADTIPSLLVGENQVDASHAATVGSVDGQKLFYLMSRGLTRDQSMSIIVRGAFEPTLREIDEIFRTTRRW from the coding sequence ATGGAAATGACAACGGACTTCGTTCACGAAAACTACGAGATGGTTAAACCACCTAGAAGAGAGGAACTGTCAATTAAGGACTACGACAACCGGGATTTTCTGATTTCGTCTGAGGCAGCTTCTCCTGCAATGTCGGCTTTCATGAGTAACAGGTATTCAGAGTATAGAACACTGGCCTTCCCCTCATGGAAGAGATTGAAGCTAGCCGGAATGAAATTGCCGGAAATCTCTCCCAGGCGTAGCTTGTCTTGCTCAGATCCTTATGTCAGGTCGCTGATTTCGATGAACAGCGATGATGTAGAGCTGCTCGATAGGCTGGATTTCGAAGGTCTTGACAGAAAGATTCTTCTTCAAGGAGATATATTCTTTAGCGAAGGATCAATGATTTCTATACCTCCGAACAAATCACTGGACAACCCTTACTCGGTCGCATTTAACCGTGATTCAAGAATTTTGAACAATATGTTTGTCTTGGGAGAGAATTCGAGTTTGAAAGTAGTAGTCGATAGCAAACGTCTGGGAAACTGGCTTCTTCAGAACAACAGGTTCCTAATAAAAGAAGGCGCGTCTTTGGAGCTTTTGATATTGAACAGGATGATTGAAAGAGGACATGGGTTCATCAACAACCTGTATCTTCTAGAGAAAAACGCTAGGCTCAGGGTATTTGAGATAAATTGCGGCAACACATCAACTGCGTCTTTTCACATGGCTCTTCTGGAAGGAGAGAAAGCTCTTGCGTCTCTCGAGCCTCTTTTCGTTGCGCGAGGCGATACGGTCCTTGATATGCAATATGTTGTCAGACACAGGGCAATTGAATCGGATGGAAGAATCTCGGGATCTGGTGTGCTCCTTGACAACGGCAGGAGCGTCTTCAGAGGGACGATCGACATTAAGAGAGGAGCGAAAGGAGCGAAGGGAAGCGAGCACAGCAACGTCCTGATGCTCTCCGAGTCAGCAAGGGCTGACACAATACCTTCACTTCTTGTTGGAGAGAATCAAGTCGACGCTTCCCATGCAGCAACCGTGGGATCCGTTGACGGGCAGAAGCTCTTCTATCTTATGTCTAGAGGACTTACTAGAGACCAGTCGATGAGCATTATCGTTCGAGGCGCTTTTGAGCCGACCTTAAGAGAAATCGATGAGATCTTCCGGACCACTCGGAGGTGGTGA
- the sufB gene encoding Fe-S cluster assembly protein SufB, protein MREEVFLDSSKFDFLSDTKYRFMSERGFGESQIIEMSKRKSEPEWMLQKRFESFKAFNLSNKPGFGVSTESLDLSRIISYLDPDSERQRSWDDVPQEIRETFDRLGIPEAERKSLAGVGAQFDSEIVYQNIRKELEELGIVFLDMETAVKKYPELVKRFFMKAVPPTDHRFAALHGAVWSGGSFVYVPKGVKVPLPLQAYFRMNVESSGQFEHTLIIADEGSDLQFIEGCSAPRFNDLNLHVGMVEIFVLKDAKVRYSTIQNWSKNTYNLNTKRAVVEEGGTIEWISGSLGSMKTMLYPASVLRGRRARAEHLGITYAGPGQHMDTGSKVLHLAPDTSSLVDVRSISAGGGWAFYRGLLDISPRAMNSRSSVQCTALMIDNESRADTVPIIQVMNDAAEVGHEARIGRLGEDEIFYLMSRGLSEAEAKTMIVRGFMEPVSRLLPVEYAVELNRLIDMEMESSIG, encoded by the coding sequence ATGCGAGAAGAGGTTTTCCTTGACAGTTCAAAGTTTGACTTTCTTTCAGATACTAAGTACCGTTTCATGAGTGAAAGGGGATTCGGGGAGAGCCAGATAATCGAAATGTCGAAAAGGAAGAGTGAACCCGAATGGATGCTTCAGAAGCGGTTTGAGTCTTTCAAGGCTTTCAATCTCTCAAATAAACCTGGGTTCGGAGTAAGCACAGAGAGTCTCGATCTGAGCAGAATAATATCTTATCTGGATCCGGATTCTGAAAGGCAGAGGTCCTGGGACGATGTTCCACAGGAGATTAGAGAGACTTTTGATAGGCTTGGCATTCCCGAGGCGGAGAGGAAATCTCTTGCTGGAGTCGGCGCTCAATTTGATTCGGAAATTGTGTATCAAAACATAAGGAAAGAGCTCGAAGAGCTAGGTATTGTCTTCCTCGATATGGAGACGGCTGTCAAAAAATACCCTGAACTGGTAAAAAGATTCTTCATGAAGGCTGTTCCTCCGACCGATCATAGATTTGCGGCACTGCATGGAGCCGTCTGGAGTGGCGGTTCATTCGTTTATGTACCCAAAGGAGTCAAAGTCCCGCTTCCTCTTCAGGCATATTTTAGAATGAACGTGGAAAGCAGCGGTCAATTTGAGCACACGTTGATCATTGCAGATGAAGGTTCCGATCTTCAGTTCATAGAAGGCTGTTCTGCTCCGAGATTCAACGATCTCAATCTTCATGTCGGGATGGTAGAAATCTTTGTTCTGAAGGATGCCAAGGTCAGGTACTCTACGATTCAGAACTGGTCTAAGAACACATACAACTTGAATACCAAGAGGGCAGTTGTCGAGGAAGGTGGAACGATAGAATGGATATCTGGTTCTCTGGGAAGCATGAAGACCATGCTCTATCCCGCATCTGTTCTAAGAGGCAGAAGAGCCAGAGCTGAGCACCTCGGAATTACGTATGCCGGCCCCGGTCAGCATATGGATACAGGATCAAAGGTGCTTCACCTGGCCCCGGACACAAGTTCACTGGTGGATGTCAGAAGCATCAGCGCTGGTGGAGGCTGGGCCTTTTATCGAGGTCTTTTGGACATCTCTCCAAGAGCAATGAACTCAAGGTCATCGGTTCAGTGTACGGCTCTAATGATCGATAATGAGTCAAGGGCTGATACTGTTCCGATAATCCAAGTGATGAATGACGCAGCCGAAGTAGGGCATGAGGCTAGAATTGGAAGACTTGGAGAAGACGAGATCTTCTATCTCATGAGCCGCGGTTTAAGCGAAGCGGAAGCCAAAACGATGATAGTAAGAGGGTTCATGGAACCTGTTTCTCGTCTGCTGCCAGTTGAATATGCAGTTGAGCTGAATAGACTGATAGATATGGAAATGGAGAGCAGCATAGGATGA
- a CDS encoding rod shape-determining protein: MKKGDLGIDLGTASLLVFQKGKDIVIDEPSVIAVEVKTGKIIAIGSEAKEMIGKTPKDIKAVRPIRDGVIADYQIIEQALKELVKRTRTKFSLSRPAVVVGVPAKVTSVERRAVIEATTAAGASRVYLVLEPVVAAVGAGLHIFDSVGNMVVDIGGGTSDIAVISLGGIVVSRSLRIAGDAMDEAIIKFVKRKYKFLIGSSTAEDVKIKIGKAFPTLESYELEVRGRDALNGLPGNIRITSDDVHEAISQILQDIVLNLRQILEDTPPEIAADIMDTGIVLTGGGSLIRGLPDLIIQETGIKTIVSEDPRTCVVKGIGELLDNDKRLQRVAINHSK; this comes from the coding sequence ATGAAAAAGGGCGATCTTGGCATCGATTTGGGAACTGCTTCACTTTTGGTCTTCCAGAAAGGTAAAGATATTGTCATAGATGAACCTTCGGTCATTGCCGTTGAAGTGAAGACTGGGAAGATAATCGCAATTGGATCTGAAGCCAAGGAGATGATCGGGAAGACCCCAAAGGACATCAAGGCTGTCAGACCTATTCGAGACGGGGTTATAGCCGATTATCAGATAATCGAACAGGCTTTGAAAGAGCTGGTCAAGAGAACTCGCACAAAATTCTCACTCTCCCGACCTGCAGTTGTCGTAGGGGTTCCGGCTAAGGTTACCAGCGTCGAGAGGAGAGCAGTCATTGAGGCTACCACGGCTGCGGGAGCCAGTAGAGTATATCTGGTACTTGAACCAGTTGTGGCTGCTGTTGGAGCAGGACTTCATATTTTCGATTCCGTGGGAAATATGGTTGTAGATATCGGAGGAGGGACCTCCGATATAGCTGTAATAAGCCTTGGAGGGATTGTCGTTTCTCGTTCTCTAAGAATTGCGGGAGATGCGATGGACGAGGCAATAATCAAATTTGTGAAGCGCAAATACAAGTTCCTGATTGGAAGCTCCACCGCCGAAGATGTGAAAATCAAGATTGGAAAGGCTTTCCCGACACTGGAGAGCTATGAGCTTGAGGTTCGGGGGAGGGACGCACTGAACGGCCTTCCCGGAAATATTAGAATTACCTCTGACGATGTGCATGAGGCAATTTCTCAGATTCTTCAGGACATTGTACTCAATCTTCGTCAGATTTTAGAGGACACACCTCCGGAGATCGCTGCAGACATTATGGACACGGGCATTGTCCTTACCGGAGGAGGCTCGCTGATAAGAGGTCTGCCGGACCTAATTATTCAAGAGACCGGCATAAAAACGATAGTGTCTGAGGACCCAAGGACATGCGTTGTCAAAGGAATCGGCGAGTTGCTCGACAATGATAAACGTCTTCAGAGGGTTGCAATCAATCATAGTAAATAA
- a CDS encoding chromosome segregation protein SMC yields the protein MDNIDELLKRFFSALEQHTDDGIDEEAIAQILHKEFDGSERETLITVLDSLFGEVTKMAENPKDYFFSNEQEKLDKYLEEKDRKVDSTD from the coding sequence ATGGACAATATTGACGAATTGCTGAAGAGGTTCTTCAGTGCACTTGAACAGCATACTGACGATGGAATCGATGAAGAGGCGATCGCCCAAATACTTCATAAAGAGTTTGACGGTTCAGAGAGAGAAACGCTGATTACCGTACTTGATTCCTTATTCGGAGAGGTTACGAAAATGGCAGAGAATCCGAAAGACTACTTCTTCAGTAATGAACAAGAGAAACTCGACAAATATCTGGAGGAAAAGGACAGAAAAGTTGATTCTACAGACTAA
- a CDS encoding tyrosine--tRNA ligase has product MGPEEQLKELSKNHVSLISEEELLEKLKKKRSLRVKLGVDPSRPDLHLGHAVVLRKLRLFQEFGHQVVLIIGDFTARIGDPSGRSKTRPMLSREEAKANAESYSNQAFKILNRDLTEIRFNSEWLDAMSFEDVIRLSSKYTVARMLERHDFARRYSENEPIGVSEFLYPLAQAYDSVVVKADVEIGGDDQFFNLVVGRKIQEEYGLEAQAILTVPLIEGTDGRLKMSKSYDNYIAFEDSPRDMFGKVMSIPDSLMMKYFRLLTDKSDAELAEYDKELLNKAVNPRDIKLALGIEITSQFYGRETALNAEREFVNIFRNKELPEEMPEIKLSAESISIVDLLVSHANISSRSEARRLIDQGGVRVNDEVLDDIHSVVDVSDGDVLRIGKKRFYRLVKC; this is encoded by the coding sequence GTGGGGCCTGAGGAACAGCTAAAGGAGCTTTCAAAGAATCATGTTTCGCTGATCTCAGAGGAAGAGCTTCTTGAGAAACTCAAGAAAAAACGCTCGTTAAGGGTTAAGCTTGGTGTGGATCCGTCCAGACCTGATCTTCATTTGGGTCATGCCGTTGTATTGAGGAAACTCCGACTCTTCCAAGAGTTTGGTCATCAAGTCGTACTGATTATCGGTGATTTCACTGCCAGAATTGGTGATCCGTCAGGGAGATCAAAGACTAGACCTATGCTTTCCAGGGAGGAGGCCAAAGCAAATGCCGAGTCCTATAGTAATCAGGCTTTCAAAATTTTAAACAGAGATCTCACTGAAATCCGTTTTAATTCCGAATGGCTGGATGCTATGAGTTTTGAAGATGTAATACGGCTCTCTTCAAAGTACACTGTCGCAAGAATGCTGGAGAGACATGACTTCGCAAGGAGATACTCAGAAAACGAGCCGATAGGGGTATCTGAGTTTCTTTACCCTCTCGCTCAGGCTTACGATTCCGTAGTGGTTAAGGCAGATGTGGAAATTGGCGGCGACGATCAGTTCTTCAATCTCGTCGTCGGTAGAAAGATTCAAGAGGAATACGGACTCGAGGCTCAGGCGATTCTCACCGTTCCTCTCATTGAAGGCACTGACGGTAGACTCAAAATGTCGAAGAGTTACGACAACTACATAGCTTTTGAGGACTCTCCGAGGGATATGTTTGGAAAGGTCATGTCCATTCCCGATTCTTTGATGATGAAGTATTTCAGACTGCTTACCGATAAGAGCGATGCCGAACTTGCGGAATATGACAAAGAACTTCTGAATAAGGCAGTGAATCCGCGAGATATAAAATTGGCACTTGGAATTGAGATCACATCGCAGTTCTATGGGAGAGAGACGGCGCTGAATGCTGAAAGAGAATTTGTAAACATATTCCGAAATAAAGAGCTTCCAGAAGAGATGCCGGAAATAAAACTTTCCGCAGAGAGTATTTCAATTGTCGATCTTCTCGTTTCTCATGCTAATATTTCATCAAGAAGTGAAGCAAGAAGATTGATAGATCAGGGCGGAGTGAGAGTAAACGACGAAGTTCTCGACGATATTCATTCCGTTGTAGATGTTTCCGATGGAGATGTTCTGAGAATCGGAAAAAAGCGTTTCTATCGCCTTGTTAAGTGCTGA
- a CDS encoding SUF system NifU family Fe-S cluster assembly protein produces MNFEQLYSDFIMYHFKNNTHRGRLEGSTHTVEGSNTSCGDSITLYLIIVRGVVTAMAFEGEGCAISQASASVMTEILEGKSLEEAAATIENFEKMIRGEEYDGSKIGDAAFFEGLKEHPMRAKCAILPWKTVAKALVSN; encoded by the coding sequence ATGAACTTCGAGCAACTATATTCCGACTTCATAATGTATCACTTCAAGAACAATACCCATCGAGGACGTCTGGAGGGCTCCACTCACACTGTCGAGGGGTCGAACACTTCTTGTGGAGATTCGATTACTCTTTATCTTATTATTGTAAGAGGAGTTGTCACTGCTATGGCATTTGAGGGTGAAGGCTGCGCGATAAGTCAGGCATCTGCGTCAGTCATGACAGAGATTCTTGAAGGCAAGTCTCTTGAAGAAGCCGCAGCGACAATTGAGAACTTTGAGAAAATGATACGTGGTGAGGAGTATGATGGATCAAAAATTGGCGATGCTGCCTTTTTTGAGGGATTGAAGGAACATCCGATGAGAGCGAAGTGCGCAATCCTTCCGTGGAAAACAGTTGCGAAGGCTCTGGTTTCGAATTAG